The Panicum hallii strain FIL2 chromosome 9, PHallii_v3.1, whole genome shotgun sequence genome has a window encoding:
- the LOC112872778 gene encoding uncharacterized protein LOC112872778: MKKVYMRKVNTSSDVGTTVEEKLEDNVVSARAIEQKDANADNADAVLASESDLSAGLNGSEKRKKKNAKKTNGNEPEKAKKQDSETLVEYERMREEKKFSEITKIEMRKVTAEEFKGLQMLEKKKLDDEEASTKVTVPRQDLGFRPPRRVSYDREAAVQNGNGAPTSGYNGGGNNASRVGYSGPGRHDGYNRGNGGYNDGRGNGGYRR, from the exons ATGAAGAAGGTGTACATGCGCAAGGTGAACACATCCTCTGATGTTGGAACAACGGTTGAGGAAAAGCTTGAAGACAACGTGGTGTCTGCTAGAGCGATAGAACAGAAGGATGCCAATGCTGATAATGCCGACGCTGTGCTTGCTTCTGAATCAGATTTGTCTGCTGG GCTCAACGGCTCTGAgaagagaaagaagaaaaatgctaagaaaaCAAACGGCAATGAGCCGGAAAAGGCGAAGAAGCAAGATTCTGAG ACCCTTGTTGAGTATGAGAGGATGCGTGAGGAGAAGAAGTTCTCGGAGATCACAAAAATTGAGATGAGGAAGGTCACTGCTGAAGAATTTAAGGGCTTGCAGATGTTGGAGAAAAAGAAGCTGGATGATGAGGAAGCTTCTACGAAG GTTACCGTCCCCCGCCAAGATCTTGGGTTCAGGCCACCAAGACGTGTCTCTTATGATCGGGAAGCTGCCGTCCAAAACGGCAATGGTGCACCAACGAGTGGCTACAATGGCGGTGGCAACAACGCTTCAAGGGTCGGCTACTCTGGCCCTGGCCGCCACGATGGGTACAACAGGGGCAATGGCGGATACAACGACGGTAGGGGCAATGGTGGGTACCGACGATAG
- the LOC112874030 gene encoding pentatricopeptide repeat-containing protein At3g53700, chloroplastic has translation MLPLLLPCSPAAASLQLLCHDTPPSSQFRPTIPTPISPQQRGAWAPPASGFAIPRRRSRRAPDARCIAAMAFASYLASYSRASAAPAAAAACPCHAQPRPRRRRPRPAPLRAYAASDHQERLLTALCEQADPEAALRMLNSALAREDFAPSRAVYEEIIRKLGTAGAFDLMKGLVREMRREGHDVKVGVVHSFVEGYARVRRFDDAVDLVLNQLDLFGVQADTVVYNHLLNVLVEGSKMKLLESVYNEMAGRGVRPDVVTFNTLIKGLCRAHQVRTAVLMVEEMLSHGVAPDETTFTTLMQGFVEEGSIEAALRVKAKMLETGCSPTRVTVNVLINGYCKLGRVEDALGYIQQEIADGFEPDQVTYNTFVHGLCQNGYVSHALKVIDLMIQEGHDPDVFTYNTVINCLSKNGELDEAKGIVNEMVDRGCLPDTATFNTLIVALCSQNRLEEALDLARELTVKGLSPDVYTFNILINALCKVGDPQLGMRLFEEMKSSGCTPDEVTYNILIDHLCSLGKLGNALDLLKEMESSGCPRSTVTYNTIIDGLCKKMRIEEAEEVFDQMDLQGISRNAVTFNTLIDGLCKAKRIDDATELIEQMVKEGLQPDNITYNSILTHYCKQGNIKKAADILETMTANGFEVDVVTYGTLINGLCKAGRTQVALKLLRGMRIKGMRPTPKAYNPVIQSLFKRNNLRDALNLFREMTEVAEPPDALTYKIVFRGLCRGGGPIKEAFDFLVEMVNKGFMPEFSSFRMLAEGLLNLGMDDYLISAVELVIEKADFRESDVSAIRGYLKIRKYYDALATFGRLLEINNPQWAYR, from the coding sequence ATGCTTCCTCTTCTCTTACCCTGCTCGCCAGCAGCGGCGAGCCTCCAGCTCCTCTGCCACGACACCCCGCCTTCTTCTCAGTTCCGCCCAACAATCCCCACGCCGATTTCTCCTCAGCAGCGCGGCGCTTGGGCACCGCCGGCCTCTGGCTTCGCCATCCCTCGCCGCCGCTCGAGGCGCGCGCCAGATGCTCGCTGTATTGCCGCAATGGCCTTCGCGTCGTACCTAGCCTCCTACTCCCGCGCCTCGGCggcgccggcagcggcggccgcgTGCCCGTGCCATGCGcaaccgcggccgcggcggcgtcggccTCGCCCAGCGCCCCTCCGGGCGTACGCCGCCTCCGACCACCAGGAGCGGCTCCTCACCGCCCTGTGCGAGCAGGCGGACCCCGAGGCCGCGCTCCGGATGCTGAACTCGGCGCTCGCGCGGGAGGACttcgccccgagccgcgccgtcTACGAGGAGATCATCCGGAAGCTCGGGACGGCCGGCGCGTTCGACCTGATGAAGGGGCTTGTCCGGGAGATGCGGCGGGAAGGGCACGATGTCAAGGTTGGCGTGGTGCACTCGTTCGTGGAGGGCTACGCGCGGGTGCGGCGGTTCGACGACGCTGTCGACCTGGTTCTGAACCAGCTCGACCTCTTCGGCGTTCAGGCGGACACGGTGGTGTACAACCACCTCCTCAATGTTCTTGTGGAGGGGAGCAAGATGAAGCTCCTGGAGTCAGTCTACAACGAGATGGCCGGTCGGGGTGTCCGACCTGATGTTGTGACATTCAATACCCTGATCAAGGGGCTGTGCCGGGCGCATCAGGTCAGGACTGCGGTCTTGATGGTGGAGGAGATGCTGAGCCATGGTGTGGCGCCTGATGAGACCACATTCACCACGTTGATGCAAGGCTTTGTTGAGGAGGGAAGCATCGAGGCGGCATTGAGGGTAAAGGCGAAGATGTTGGAGACGGGATGCTCTCCAACAAGGGTAACAGTTAATGTTCTGATTAATGGGTACTGCAAGCTGGGGAGAGTGGAAGATGCTCTTGGCTACATACAGCAAGAGATTGCTGATGGATTTGAACCTGATCAGGTCACATACAATACTTTTGTCCATGGGCTGTGCCAAAACGGATATGTCAGTCATGCCTTGAAAGTCATCGACCTTATGATTCAGGAGGGCCATGATCCTGATGTTTTCACCTACAATACTGTTATTAATTGCCTCAGTAAAAATGGAGAGCTTGATGAGGCTAAAGGAATTGTAAATGAGATGGTGGACAGGGGCTGCTTGCCTGACACTGCCACATTCAACACTCTCATTGTTGCTCTATGCTCACAGAATCGACTTGAGGAAGCATTGGACCTTGCACGTGAGCTAACTGTGAAGGGACTTTCTCCGGATGTTTATACTTTCAATATTTTGATCAATGCCCTTTGCAAGGTAGGAGATCCTCAGCTTGGTATGCGATTGTTCGAGGAGATGAAGAGCAGTGGATGCACCCCTGATGAAGTTACATACAATATATTGATTGATCATCTTTGCTCATTGGGGAAGCTTGGAAATGCTTTGGATTTGTTGAAGGAGATGGAATCCAGTGGATGCCCTCGGAGTACAGTGACATATAACACAATAATTGATGGGTTATGCAAGAAAATGAGAATAGAAGAAGCTGAGGAGGTTTTTGATCAAATGGATCTACAGGGTATTTCAAGGAATGCGGTCACATTTAATACACTTATTGATGGCTTGTGCAAGGCCAAAAGGATTGACGATGCAACGGAGCTTATTGAACAAATGGTAAAGGAAGGATTGCAACCTGATAATATCACTTATAATTCTATTCTAACACATTATTGCAAGCAAGGAAACATCAAGAAAGCAGCTGATATTTTAGAAACTATGACAGCAAATGGATTTGAAGTTGATGTTGTCACATACGGAACACTCATTAATGGTCTATGCAAAGCTGGTAGGACTCAGGTTGCTTTGAAGCTTTTAAGAGGCATGCGAATTAAAGGGATGAGGCCTACTCCAAAAGCTTACAACCCTGTGATACAGTCTTTGTTTAAACGGAATAATTTAAGAGATGCCCTTAATCTTTTCAGGGAGATGACTGAAGTGGCTGAGCCTCCTGATGCCCTCACATATAAGATTGTATTCCGTGGTCTTTGTCGTGGTGGAGGTCCTATCAAAGAAGCTTTTGATTTCTTAGTGGAGATGGTGAATAAGGGTTTCATGCCTGAATTTTCATCTTTCCGTATGCTAGCTGAAGGTCTATTAAATCTGGGCATGGATGATTATCTAATTAGTGCTGTTGAACTGGTTATAGAAAAGGCTGACTTTAGAGAGTCTGATGTTTCTGCAATAAGGGGGTATCTCAAGATCCGCAAATATTATGATGCATTAGCAACTTTTGGCCGTCTCCTAGAGATCAACAATCCTCAATGGGCTTATCGATGA
- the LOC112874031 gene encoding probable dolichyl-diphosphooligosaccharide--protein glycosyltransferase subunit 3 has translation MAPPPHRRLLLLPLLLLAAAAAASTARADDLVAELQSLRARSPSGVIHLTDTSVTRFLSGPAARRPYSVLVFFDAASLHSKPDLHLPQLRTEFALLSASFLAHNPGSGDLFFADIEFAESQHSFHQFGVNSLPHVRLVRPEHATLGGSEQMDQSHFSRLADSMAEFVESRTGLEVGPIVRPPLLSRNQIILLGILFLVSIPFMIKRIIEGETLLHDRRVWMAGALFVYFFSVSGGMYGIIRHTPMFLTDRSDPNKLVFFYQGSGMQLGAEGFAVGFLYTLVGLMIAGVTHVLVRVESLQTQRFAMLAVMVIGWWAVRKVIYLDNWKTGYSIHTFWPSSWR, from the coding sequence ATGGCGCCTCCACCGCACCgccgcctgctcctcctccctctcctgctcctcgccgcggccgccgccgcctccacggcCCGCGCCGACGACCTTGTCGCGGAGCTCCAGTCCCTCCGCGCGCGGTCCCCGTCGGGCGTGATCCACCTCACCGACACCTCCGTCACCCGCTTCCTCtccggccccgccgcgcgccgcccctacTCCGTGCTCGTCTTCTTCGACGCCGCCTCGCTCCACTCCAAACCCGACCTCCACCTGCCCCAGCTCCGCACCGAGTTCGCGCTCCTCTCCGCCTCCTTCCTCGCCCACAACCCCGGCTCCGGCGACCTCTTCTTCGCCGACATCGAGTTCGCCGAGTCGCAGCACTCCTTCCACCAGTTCGGCGTCAACTCGCTGCCCCACGTCCGCCTCGTCCGCCCCGAGCACGCCACCCTCGGCGGATCCGAGCAGATGGACCAGTCCCACTTCTCCCGCCTCGCCGACTCCATGGCCGAGTTCGTCGAGTCCCGCACGGGCCTCGAGGTCGGCCCCATCgtccgcccgccgctcctctcCCGCAACCAGATCATCCTGCTCGGCATCCTCttcctcgtctccatcccattcATGATCAAGAGGATCATCGAGGGGGAGACCCTGCTCCACGACCGCAGGGTCTGGATGGCCGGGGCGCTCTTCGTCTACTTCTTCAGCGTGTCTGGGGGCATGTACGGGATCATCAGGCACACGCCCATGTTCCTCACCGACCGCTCGGATCCCAACAAGCTCGTGTTCTTCTACCAGGGGTCGGGGATGCAGCTGGGGGCTGAGGGGTTTGCCGTCGGGTTCTTGTACACGCTCGTGGGTCTTATGATTGCTGGGGTGACGCACGTGTTGGTGAGGGTGGAGAGCCTGCAGACGCAGCGCTTTGCGATGCTGGCTGTCATGGTCATTGGATGGTGGGCTGTTCGGAAGGTGATCTACCTTGATAACTGGAAGACTGGTTATAGCATTCATACCTTCTGGCCGAGCAGCTGGAGGTGA